From a region of the Cyprinus carpio isolate SPL01 chromosome B21, ASM1834038v1, whole genome shotgun sequence genome:
- the endou2 gene encoding poly(U)-specific endoribonuclease-B isoform X1 — protein MMWEGHASYQPVHVQQHHCTIKKTIQNIPLTHIAERSRNSKMIEGDRELSALIQELWDNDINRLRPGIDYRISLQGKAGDLAGFADDNDGAGLPLFTFVDENIFKKETFLAFISLLDNYESDTGEPEIVTPEEELENHKFLDSILKTPTMKMAHRYLVGKRLSPEDTAGFKKQLYHIWFELYARRGSSKPDSSGFEHVFVGETRGGHTVIGFHNWIQLYLQEKLGHIDYKGYRVNANSPQPDENKHIMALQFSWKNGIKPKGSIFMGVSPEFEFALYTLCFLTSPNERVKVSFSVYEVEIVCHHHNQKHISTTYPVLVRYLNV, from the exons ATGATGTGGGAAGGCCATGCATCTTACCAACCAGTCCATGTTCAGCAGCACCACTGCACTATTAAGAAAACAATCCAAAATATACCACTAACCCATATTGCTGAGAGGAGCAG GAATTCAAAAATGATTGAAGGTGATCGAGAACTTTCAGCTTTGATTCAGGAGCTCTGGGACAATGACATCAATCGGCTGAGACCTGGGATTGATTATCGCATATCTCTGCAG GGTAAAGCGGGTGATCTGGCAGGTTTTGCTGATGACAATGATGGAGCAGGGCTGCCTTTGTTCACATTTgttgatgaaaacattttcaaaaaggagACTTTCTTGG cttttatttcacTTCTGGACAACTATGAAAGTGATACTGGTGAACCGGAGATTGTCACGCCAGAGGAAGAACTGGAAAACCACAAGTTCCTGGATTCGATCCTGAAGACCCCCACTATGAAG ATGGCCCACAGATATCTCGTGGGGAAGCGTCTCTCTCCAGAGGACACCGCAGGCTTCAAGAAGCAGCTCTATCACATTTGGTTTGAGCTGTACGCCAGGAGAGGATCCAGTA aaccgGACTCATCAGGTTTCGAGCATGTCTTTGTAGGAGAGACGCGAGGAGGTCATACTGTCATTGGCTTTCATAACTGGATCCAGCTGTACTTACAAGAGAAACTAGGACACATTGACTACAAAGGATACCGAGTGAATGCTAACTCGCCACAG CCAGATGAGAACAAGCACATTATGGCTCTGCAGTTCAGCTGGAAGAATGGAATCAAGCCCAAAGGAAGCATCTTCATGGGTGTGAGCCCTGAGTTTGAGTTTGCTCTGTACACTCTGTGTTTCCTCACATCTCCAAACGAGCGAGTCAAGGTCTCCTTCAGCGTCTACGAGGTGGAGATCGTCTGTCACCACCACAACCAGAAGCACATCAGCACCACCTATCCTGTGCTCGTCAGATACCTCAATGTATAA
- the endou2 gene encoding poly(U)-specific endoribonuclease-B isoform X2 has protein sequence MMWEGHASYQPVHVQQHHCTIKKTIQNIPLTHIAERSRNSKMIEGDRELSALIQELWDNDINRLRPGIDYRISLQGKAGDLAGFADDNDGAGLPLFTFVDENIFKKETFLAFISLLDNYESDTGEPEIVTPEEELENHKFLDSILKTPTMKMAHRYLVGKRLSPEDTAGFKKQLYHIWFELYARRGSSKPDSSGFEHVFVGETRGGHTVIGFHNWIQLYLQEKLGHIDYKGYRVNANSPQMRTSTLWLCSSAGRMESSPKEASSWV, from the exons ATGATGTGGGAAGGCCATGCATCTTACCAACCAGTCCATGTTCAGCAGCACCACTGCACTATTAAGAAAACAATCCAAAATATACCACTAACCCATATTGCTGAGAGGAGCAG GAATTCAAAAATGATTGAAGGTGATCGAGAACTTTCAGCTTTGATTCAGGAGCTCTGGGACAATGACATCAATCGGCTGAGACCTGGGATTGATTATCGCATATCTCTGCAG GGTAAAGCGGGTGATCTGGCAGGTTTTGCTGATGACAATGATGGAGCAGGGCTGCCTTTGTTCACATTTgttgatgaaaacattttcaaaaaggagACTTTCTTGG cttttatttcacTTCTGGACAACTATGAAAGTGATACTGGTGAACCGGAGATTGTCACGCCAGAGGAAGAACTGGAAAACCACAAGTTCCTGGATTCGATCCTGAAGACCCCCACTATGAAG ATGGCCCACAGATATCTCGTGGGGAAGCGTCTCTCTCCAGAGGACACCGCAGGCTTCAAGAAGCAGCTCTATCACATTTGGTTTGAGCTGTACGCCAGGAGAGGATCCAGTA aaccgGACTCATCAGGTTTCGAGCATGTCTTTGTAGGAGAGACGCGAGGAGGTCATACTGTCATTGGCTTTCATAACTGGATCCAGCTGTACTTACAAGAGAAACTAGGACACATTGACTACAAAGGATACCGAGTGAATGCTAACTCGCCACAG ATGAGAACAAGCACATTATGGCTCTGCAGTTCAGCTGGAAGAATGGAATCAAGCCCAAAGGAAGCATCTTCATGGGTGTGA